The following are encoded together in the Drosophila sechellia strain sech25 chromosome 3R, ASM438219v1, whole genome shotgun sequence genome:
- the LOC6619285 gene encoding uncharacterized protein LOC6619285, with the protein MNTYKFILFLSMGFLNQMGQLEGHGMMLSPTGRSSRWRYDNSAPTNYDDNALYCGGFWKQTENDGKCGLCGDDWSLEQPRPNELGGKYGGGVIVKSFAGVDEAEINVKITANHLGYFRFHICDLDENGSESEDCFNQYPLNFTDGSQKYYINTTTGDIPVTVKLPSDLNCIHCVLRWTYTAGNNWGVCEDGTGAMGCGAQETFINCADISVLSSARSIFQEVPVEVAESK; encoded by the exons ATGAATACCTATAAGTTTATCCTGTTTCTCAGCATGGGTTTTTTAAACCAGATGGGTCAACTGGAGGGCCATGGCATGATGTTAAGTCCAACCGGAAGATCCTCGCGTTGGCGCTACGATAACTCGGCGCCAACAAACTACGATGACAATGCATTATATTGCGGTGGATTTTGG AAACAAACCGAAAATGACGGCAAATGTGGACTTTGCGGAGATGATTGGAGCTTGGAGCAGCCGCGACCCAATGAGCTGGGTGGAAAATATGGCGGTGGAGTGATTGTAAAGAGTTTTGCTGGCGTAGATGAAGCGGAAATTAATGTTAAGATCACAGCCAATCATTTGGGCTACTTCCGCTTCCACATCTGCGATTTGGACGAAAATGGCAGCGAGTCGGAGGATTGCTTTAACCAATATCCTTTGAACTTCACCGACGGTAGCCAGAAGTACTACATCAACACCACCACCGGCGATATCCCAGTAACCGTGAAACTGCCCAGCGATCTCAACTGCATTCACTGCGTCTTGCGCTGGACTTACACGGCGGGAAATAATTGGGGTGTTTGTGAGGATGGAACGGGCGCCATGGGCTGTGGGGCGCAGGAAACCTTTATTAACTGCGCTGATATCAGTGTGCTATCCTCAGCGAGAAGCATATTCCAGGAGGTGCCCGTGGAGGTGGCGGAATCGAAGTGA